The Streptomyces sp. NBC_01268 genome window below encodes:
- a CDS encoding ATP-binding protein, protein MVMHEEPSPTDRSLRYDIVGGTGVVAECRDLARTALDTWFGAAGEPGREHTEDVLLLVSEVVTNACTHGGVPYELRMDRRGGAVWVQVSDTSPVRPRPHGPHRANRSSGHGLYLLQRLSTRWGSVPRGSRGKTVWFEVEVLPRTLPQAAPPGRP, encoded by the coding sequence ATGGTCATGCACGAGGAGCCCTCGCCCACCGACCGCTCCCTGCGGTACGACATCGTGGGAGGGACGGGTGTGGTGGCGGAGTGCCGCGACCTCGCGCGGACGGCGCTGGACACGTGGTTCGGCGCCGCGGGTGAGCCGGGCCGGGAGCACACCGAGGACGTGCTGCTCCTGGTCTCCGAGGTCGTCACCAACGCGTGCACGCACGGCGGCGTCCCGTACGAGCTGCGGATGGACCGACGGGGCGGGGCCGTGTGGGTGCAGGTCAGCGACACCAGCCCGGTACGGCCCCGCCCGCACGGCCCACACCGCGCGAACCGCTCCTCGGGACACGGCCTCTACCTGCTCCAGCGGCTCTCGACGCGCTGGGGCTCGGTGCCGCGGGGCTCCCGGGGCAAGACGGTGTGGTTCGAGGTGGAGGTGCTGCCGCGGACACTCCCCCAGGCCGCTCC
- a CDS encoding SigB/SigF/SigG family RNA polymerase sigma factor yields MPSTEIRPPLAGAATRREALAGLPEIDRPTRASTDDSRTLSAALFVRLGELEEGTPEYAYVRNTLVELNLSLVKFAARRFRHRPEDREDVVQVGTIGLIKAIDRFDPERGTDFSAFALPTVVGEMKRFFRDTSWAVRVPRRLQELRIELARSSDGLEQRLGHRPSRTELAAQLHTTEERVEEGELASHAYTARSLEATFGDDTDAARPGARYLGVTEPSYELIENLEALKPLLARLDERDRRILSLRFGEEELTQSEIGERVGLSQMHVSRLLTRILGELRQGLLDEGGAATAAGTAG; encoded by the coding sequence ATGCCCTCCACCGAGATCCGCCCCCCGCTCGCCGGGGCCGCGACGCGCCGTGAGGCGCTGGCCGGCCTGCCGGAGATCGACCGGCCGACCCGGGCCTCCACGGACGACTCCCGGACCCTGTCCGCCGCGCTGTTCGTGCGGCTGGGCGAGCTGGAGGAGGGCACGCCGGAGTACGCGTACGTCCGCAACACCCTGGTCGAGCTCAATCTCAGCCTGGTGAAGTTCGCCGCCCGGCGCTTCCGGCACCGGCCCGAGGACCGCGAGGACGTCGTCCAGGTCGGCACGATCGGCCTGATCAAGGCGATCGACCGCTTCGACCCCGAGCGGGGGACCGACTTCTCGGCCTTCGCGCTGCCGACCGTCGTCGGTGAGATGAAACGATTCTTCCGTGACACCAGCTGGGCCGTACGGGTACCCCGCCGGCTCCAGGAGCTACGCATCGAGCTGGCGAGGTCGTCCGACGGGCTGGAACAGCGGCTCGGCCACCGCCCCAGCCGCACCGAACTCGCCGCCCAGCTCCACACCACCGAGGAACGCGTCGAAGAGGGCGAACTCGCCTCCCACGCGTACACCGCCCGCTCCCTGGAAGCCACCTTCGGTGACGACACGGACGCCGCCCGGCCGGGCGCGCGCTACCTGGGCGTCACGGAACCCTCGTACGAACTGATCGAGAACCTCGAAGCCCTGAAACCGCTCCTCGCCCGGCTCGACGAGCGCGACCGGCGCATCCTGTCGTTGCGCTTCGGCGAGGAGGAACTCACCCAGAGCGAGATCGGCGAGCGGGTCGGCCTCTCCCAGATGCACGTCTCCCGGCTGCTCACCCGGATCCTCGGCGAACTCAGGCAGGGTCTGCTCGACGAGGGCGGCGCCGCCACGGCGGCCGGGACGGCCGGCTGA
- a CDS encoding ATP-binding protein, which produces MANEDAGGDAGEDSVQDGVRHSGPEAGHAGSPPGPVGGRGQIRRLVLGGSSGAVTRCRDFTATALADWGWLPARTAEGRERADDVLLMVSEVVTNACLHAGGPEELVLRHDDGWLRVEVSDPSPEPPHAGAPRSPALPGGHGLMVLDRLAGAWGSVAKADGAPGKVVWLEVSRPSRPPWRRRPRRADPA; this is translated from the coding sequence ATGGCGAACGAGGACGCGGGCGGGGACGCCGGCGAGGACTCTGTCCAGGACGGCGTGCGGCACTCCGGCCCGGAGGCCGGGCACGCGGGCTCGCCCCCCGGCCCCGTCGGCGGGCGCGGCCAGATCCGGCGGCTCGTCCTCGGCGGTTCCTCCGGGGCCGTGACGCGCTGCAGGGACTTCACCGCGACGGCGCTGGCCGACTGGGGCTGGCTGCCGGCGCGTACGGCGGAGGGCCGGGAGCGGGCGGACGACGTGCTGCTGATGGTGTCGGAGGTCGTCACCAACGCCTGCCTGCACGCGGGGGGCCCGGAGGAGCTGGTGCTGCGGCACGACGACGGGTGGCTGCGCGTGGAGGTGTCGGACCCCAGCCCCGAGCCCCCTCACGCGGGCGCCCCGCGGTCGCCCGCGCTGCCGGGCGGTCACGGGCTGATGGTGCTGGACCGGCTCGCGGGCGCCTGGGGCTCCGTGGCGAAGGCCGACGGTGCGCCGGGGAAGGTGGTGTGGTTGGAGGTCAGCCGGCCGTCCCGGCCGCCGTGGCGGCGCCGCCCTCGTCGAGCAGACCCTGCCTGA
- a CDS encoding STAS domain-containing protein — protein sequence MAPTDREEHAERAGPPARLTVRTRPGPGNGPVVLAVAGELDHDTAAPLREALARTDASARVVVDCSGLRFCDSTGLNVLLRARLRLNESGGRLDLAGLRPPVDRMFEITGARSIFRVYGDAADALADTADPADGRSDA from the coding sequence ATGGCACCGACGGATCGCGAGGAGCACGCCGAACGCGCCGGGCCGCCGGCTCGGCTCACCGTACGGACACGTCCCGGGCCGGGGAACGGCCCGGTCGTACTGGCGGTGGCCGGCGAACTCGACCACGACACCGCGGCCCCCTTGCGGGAGGCCCTCGCACGGACGGACGCCTCCGCACGCGTCGTCGTCGACTGCTCGGGCCTGCGTTTCTGCGACTCGACCGGTCTCAACGTGCTGCTCAGGGCACGGCTGCGGCTGAACGAGAGCGGCGGCCGCCTGGACCTGGCGGGGCTGCGGCCGCCGGTGGACCGGATGTTCGAGATCACCGGAGCGCGCTCCATCTTCCGCGTGTACGGGGACGCCGCCGACGCGCTCGCCGACACGGCGGACCCGGCCGACGGACGCTCGGACGCGTAG
- a CDS encoding STAS domain-containing protein → MARKNRPPTQSAEAPRDRREGRTYRTPSGTAWVVREPSPAPGTVLLSATGEFDVDTVGCLRAALAEARHDGPRRTVLDISQVGFGDSSFLHELVTARFAGDRFVLLGPVPRQLRQLFTMTGTLQLFTFVSDRHSPDFA, encoded by the coding sequence ATGGCCCGGAAGAACCGTCCCCCGACGCAGTCCGCGGAGGCCCCGCGCGACCGCCGCGAGGGGCGGACGTACCGAACGCCGTCGGGGACCGCGTGGGTGGTCCGCGAGCCGTCGCCCGCGCCGGGCACGGTGCTGTTGTCGGCGACGGGTGAGTTCGACGTGGACACCGTGGGCTGCCTGCGCGCGGCGCTCGCCGAGGCCCGGCACGACGGTCCGCGCCGGACGGTCCTCGACATCTCGCAGGTCGGCTTCGGAGACTCGTCGTTCCTGCACGAGCTGGTGACCGCGCGTTTCGCGGGGGACCGGTTCGTCCTGCTGGGCCCGGTCCCGCGCCAGCTGCGCCAGCTGTTCACGATGACGGGGACGCTGCAGCTGTTCACCTTCGTCAGCGATCGCCACAGTCCGGACTTCGCCTGA
- the meaB gene encoding methylmalonyl Co-A mutase-associated GTPase MeaB, with protein MAIDIDTYAKGVRDGRRALVARAITLVESTRPDHRVLAQELLTRLLPHSGRARRIGISGVPGVGKSTFIDAFGTMLTGLGHRVAVLAVDPSSTRTGGSILGDKTRMERLAVDPAAFVRPSPSAGTLGGVAKATRESIVVMEAAGYDVILVETVGVGQSETAVANMVDSFLLLTLARTGDQLQGIKKGVLELADVVAVNKADGPHTTDARAAARELSGALRLMHGTDAVWTPPVLSCSARESTGLDTVWDRLEQHRTRLDATGRLSARRREQQVDWAWTMVRDELLGRLHADPAVRALAPEVERLVRDGELTATLAAERILGAFGGGARD; from the coding sequence ATGGCGATCGACATCGACACGTACGCGAAGGGCGTACGGGACGGCAGGCGCGCCCTCGTGGCGCGCGCCATCACCCTCGTGGAGTCCACCCGGCCCGACCACCGGGTGCTCGCCCAGGAGCTGCTGACCCGGCTGCTGCCGCACAGCGGCCGGGCGCGGCGGATCGGGATCAGCGGGGTGCCGGGGGTGGGCAAGTCCACCTTCATCGACGCGTTCGGCACGATGCTGACGGGCCTGGGGCACCGGGTCGCGGTCCTCGCCGTGGATCCGTCGTCGACGCGTACCGGCGGCTCGATCCTCGGCGACAAGACGCGGATGGAACGGCTCGCGGTGGACCCGGCGGCGTTCGTCCGGCCCTCCCCGAGCGCGGGGACGCTGGGCGGCGTGGCCAAGGCGACCCGCGAGTCGATCGTGGTGATGGAGGCCGCCGGGTACGACGTGATCCTGGTGGAGACGGTCGGCGTCGGGCAGTCGGAGACGGCCGTCGCGAACATGGTCGACTCGTTCCTGCTGCTGACCCTCGCGCGCACCGGCGACCAGCTGCAGGGCATCAAGAAGGGCGTCCTGGAGCTGGCGGACGTCGTCGCCGTGAACAAGGCGGACGGCCCGCACACCACGGACGCCCGCGCGGCGGCGCGCGAGCTGTCGGGCGCGCTGCGGCTCATGCACGGCACGGACGCGGTGTGGACGCCGCCGGTGCTCAGCTGCAGCGCCCGCGAGTCGACCGGCCTGGACACCGTGTGGGACCGGCTCGAACAGCACCGGACCCGCCTCGACGCCACCGGCCGGCTGTCCGCCCGGCGCCGGGAGCAGCAGGTCGACTGGGCCTGGACGATGGTCCGCGACGAGCTCCTCGGCCGGCTGCACGCCGATCCGGCGGTGCGGGCCCTCGCCCCGGAGGTGGAGCGGTTGGTCCGGGACGGCGAGCTGACGGCGACGCTGGCGGCGGAGCGGATCCTGGGGGCGTTCGGGGGCGGCGCGCGGGACTGA
- the scpA gene encoding methylmalonyl-CoA mutase, with product MGIPDFTGIGLGSPSPAGSAEEWRAALKRASGGDDLLWETPEGIGVKPLYTGRDLADVDFLGTYPGVAPYLRGPYPTMYVNQPWTIRQYAGFSTAEESNAFYRRNLAAGQKGLSVAFDLPTHRGYDSDHPRVTGDVGMAGVAIDSIYDMRQLFDGIPLDRMSVSMTMNGAVLPVLALYIVAAEEQGVPAEKLTGTIQNDILKEFMVRNTYIYPPKPSMRIISDIFAFTSRNMPRYNSISISGYHIQEAGATADLELAYTLADGVEYLRAGREAGLDVDAFAPRLSFFWAIGMNFFMEVAKLRAARLLWAKLVKEFDPKNAKSLSLRTHSQTSGWSLTAQDVFNNVTRTCVEAMAATQGHTQSLHTNALDEALALPTDFSARIARNTQLLLQQESGTTRVIDPWGGSAYVERLTYDLARRAWQHIQEVEAAGGMAQAIDAGIPKLRVEEAAARTQARIDSGRQPVIGVNKYRVDGDEQIEVLKVDNSSVRAQQIEKLRRLREERDERACRDALDDLTRAAGGEGNLLELAVRAARAKATVGEISDALEKVYGRHAGQIRTISGVYRNEAGESPSVDGTRALVDAFEEAEGRRPRILVAKMGQDGHDRGQKVIATAFADLGFDVDVGPLFQTPAEVARQAVEADVHIVGVSSLAAGHLTLVPALREELAAEGREDIMIVVGGVIPPQDVPVLLEMGAAAVFPPGTVIPDAAADLVRRLSAELGHPAGHGL from the coding sequence ATGGGAATCCCCGACTTCACCGGGATCGGCCTGGGATCCCCCTCGCCCGCCGGGAGCGCCGAGGAGTGGCGCGCCGCCCTCAAGCGGGCCTCCGGCGGGGACGACCTGCTGTGGGAGACGCCCGAGGGCATCGGCGTGAAGCCGCTGTACACCGGGCGTGACCTGGCGGACGTCGACTTCCTCGGCACGTACCCGGGCGTCGCGCCGTACCTGCGCGGCCCGTACCCGACGATGTACGTCAACCAGCCGTGGACGATCCGGCAGTACGCGGGCTTCTCCACCGCCGAGGAGTCCAACGCCTTCTACCGGCGCAACCTGGCCGCCGGGCAGAAGGGCCTGTCGGTCGCCTTCGACCTGCCGACGCACCGCGGCTACGACAGCGATCACCCGCGGGTCACCGGCGACGTCGGCATGGCGGGCGTGGCCATCGACTCGATCTACGACATGCGACAGCTCTTCGACGGCATCCCGCTGGACCGGATGTCGGTGTCGATGACGATGAACGGCGCGGTGCTGCCCGTGCTGGCGCTGTACATCGTGGCGGCCGAGGAGCAGGGGGTGCCGGCCGAGAAGCTGACGGGGACCATCCAGAACGACATCCTCAAGGAGTTCATGGTCCGCAACACCTACATCTACCCGCCGAAGCCGTCGATGCGGATCATCTCCGACATCTTCGCCTTCACGTCCCGGAACATGCCCCGCTACAACTCCATCTCGATCTCCGGCTACCACATCCAGGAGGCGGGTGCGACGGCCGACCTGGAGCTGGCGTACACGCTGGCGGACGGCGTCGAGTACCTGCGGGCGGGCCGTGAGGCGGGGCTCGACGTGGACGCGTTCGCGCCGCGGCTCTCGTTCTTCTGGGCGATCGGCATGAACTTCTTCATGGAGGTCGCCAAGCTGCGCGCGGCCCGCCTGCTGTGGGCGAAGCTGGTGAAGGAGTTCGACCCGAAGAACGCCAAGTCGCTGTCGCTCCGCACCCATTCGCAGACCTCCGGCTGGTCGCTGACCGCGCAGGACGTCTTCAACAACGTCACCCGCACCTGTGTGGAGGCGATGGCGGCCACCCAGGGGCACACCCAGTCCCTGCACACCAACGCCCTGGACGAGGCGCTGGCGCTGCCGACGGACTTCTCGGCGCGCATCGCCCGCAACACGCAGCTGCTGCTCCAGCAGGAGTCGGGCACCACCCGGGTCATCGACCCGTGGGGCGGCAGCGCGTACGTGGAGCGGCTCACCTACGACCTGGCGCGCCGGGCCTGGCAGCACATCCAGGAGGTCGAGGCGGCCGGCGGCATGGCGCAGGCCATCGACGCGGGCATCCCGAAGCTGCGCGTCGAGGAGGCCGCGGCCCGGACCCAGGCGCGGATCGACTCGGGCCGCCAGCCGGTGATCGGCGTGAACAAGTACCGGGTGGACGGCGACGAGCAGATCGAGGTCCTGAAGGTCGACAACTCCTCGGTGCGGGCCCAGCAGATCGAGAAGCTGCGCCGGCTGCGCGAGGAGCGCGACGAGCGGGCCTGCCGGGACGCGCTGGACGACCTCACCCGGGCCGCCGGCGGCGAGGGCAACCTGCTGGAGCTCGCGGTCCGCGCGGCCCGTGCGAAGGCGACGGTCGGCGAGATCTCGGACGCCCTGGAGAAGGTGTACGGACGGCACGCGGGCCAGATCCGTACGATCTCCGGCGTGTACCGCAACGAAGCAGGCGAGTCCCCGTCCGTGGACGGCACCCGCGCCCTGGTCGACGCCTTCGAGGAGGCCGAGGGCCGCCGTCCGCGCATCCTGGTGGCCAAGATGGGCCAGGACGGCCACGACCGCGGCCAGAAGGTGATCGCGACCGCCTTCGCCGACCTGGGCTTCGACGTCGACGTCGGCCCGCTCTTCCAGACCCCCGCGGAGGTCGCCCGGCAGGCCGTCGAGGCGGACGTGCACATCGTGGGTGTCTCGTCGCTGGCGGCGGGCCACCTCACGCTCGTGCCCGCGCTACGGGAGGAGCTGGCCGCGGAGGGCCGCGAGGACATCATGATCGTGGTCGGCGGGGTCATCCCGCCCCAGGACGTGCCGGTCCTCCTGGAGATGGGCGCCGCGGCGGTCTTCCCGCCCGGCACCGTGATCCCCGACGCGGCGGCGGACCTGGTGCGGCGCCTGTCGGCGGAGCTCGGGCACCCCGCGGGGCACGGCCTCTGA
- a CDS encoding methylmalonyl-CoA mutase subunit beta, with product MTVLPDDGLSLAAEFPAATHAQWQRLVAGVLSRSGKDVPDTEAEDVLSTALEDGLRARPLYTADGPADGSASAPDAGLPGFAPFVRSGRAEGNTANGWDVRQRHTVADPEAVLTDLENGVTSLWLAVGPDGIPAGELDRVLKDVYLDLAPVVLDAGAETPTAAAELLDVYARRGIAPEAALGNLGADPLGTEARTGSAYDGDGFPATVALTRLCAESYPGLRALTVDALPYHEAGGSAAQELGASLATGVAYLRALTAGGLTVEQALGQLEFRYAATADQFLTIAKLRAARRLWARVAEACGAPAAGAQPQHAVTSSVMMTGRDPWVNMLRTTLATLAAGVGGADSVTVLPFDHALGLPDAFARRIARNTSTILIEESHLARVIDPAGGSWYVESLTDELAHAAWEFFQGIERDGGQAAVLRSGRLSRDLAATWAERSRALAERREPVTGVSEFPHLGEKPVVRAPAPAEPVGGLPRVRRDEAFEALRARSDAHLAATGARPKVFLAALGPAAAHTARLTFAANLFQAGGIEPVTEGSFADSGAAEACLCSSDALYEERAGSEAAALRAAGAGHVSLAGRPGAYAGVDTFVFAGCDAVAVLSATLDRMGVSS from the coding sequence ATGACTGTGCTGCCTGACGACGGCCTTTCGCTGGCCGCCGAATTCCCCGCAGCGACCCATGCGCAGTGGCAGCGCCTCGTGGCGGGCGTACTGAGCAGGTCGGGCAAGGACGTTCCGGACACCGAGGCCGAGGACGTCCTGTCCACCGCGCTCGAGGACGGCCTGCGGGCCCGCCCCCTGTACACGGCGGACGGGCCGGCGGACGGCTCCGCCTCCGCGCCCGACGCCGGGTTGCCCGGGTTCGCTCCCTTCGTCCGGTCCGGCCGCGCCGAGGGCAACACGGCGAACGGCTGGGACGTACGCCAGCGGCACACCGTGGCCGACCCCGAGGCGGTCCTCACCGACCTGGAGAACGGCGTCACTTCGCTGTGGCTGGCCGTGGGCCCCGACGGCATCCCGGCCGGCGAACTCGACCGGGTCCTCAAGGACGTGTACCTCGACCTCGCCCCCGTCGTCCTGGACGCCGGGGCGGAGACCCCGACGGCCGCGGCCGAGCTCCTCGACGTCTACGCGCGGCGCGGCATCGCGCCCGAGGCCGCCCTCGGCAACCTGGGCGCCGACCCGCTGGGCACCGAGGCCCGCACGGGCTCCGCGTACGACGGCGACGGCTTCCCCGCCACGGTCGCCCTCACCCGGCTGTGCGCCGAGTCCTACCCGGGGCTGCGCGCGCTGACCGTGGACGCCCTGCCGTACCACGAGGCCGGCGGCTCCGCCGCGCAGGAGCTGGGCGCCTCGCTCGCCACCGGCGTCGCCTATCTGCGGGCGCTCACCGCGGGCGGGCTGACGGTCGAGCAGGCCCTCGGGCAGCTGGAGTTCCGCTACGCGGCCACCGCCGACCAGTTCCTGACGATCGCCAAGCTGCGCGCCGCGCGGCGGCTGTGGGCGCGGGTCGCGGAGGCCTGCGGGGCTCCGGCGGCCGGGGCGCAGCCGCAGCACGCGGTGACCTCGTCGGTGATGATGACGGGCCGCGACCCGTGGGTGAACATGCTGCGGACGACGCTCGCCACCCTGGCGGCCGGCGTCGGCGGCGCCGACTCCGTCACGGTGCTCCCCTTCGACCACGCCCTCGGTCTGCCGGACGCCTTCGCGCGCCGGATCGCGCGGAACACGTCGACGATCCTCATCGAGGAGTCGCACCTGGCCCGGGTGATCGACCCGGCGGGCGGCTCCTGGTACGTGGAGTCGCTGACCGACGAACTCGCGCACGCGGCGTGGGAGTTCTTCCAGGGCATCGAGCGCGACGGCGGCCAGGCGGCGGTGCTGCGCTCGGGCCGGCTCAGCCGGGACCTGGCCGCCACCTGGGCCGAGCGTTCCAGGGCGCTGGCCGAGCGCCGCGAACCCGTCACCGGCGTCAGCGAGTTCCCGCACCTCGGCGAGAAGCCCGTGGTGCGCGCGCCCGCCCCCGCCGAGCCGGTCGGCGGCCTGCCGCGGGTGCGGCGCGACGAGGCGTTCGAGGCGCTGCGGGCCCGGTCCGACGCGCATCTCGCGGCGACCGGGGCCCGGCCGAAGGTCTTCCTGGCGGCGCTCGGGCCGGCCGCCGCGCACACCGCGCGGCTCACGTTCGCCGCGAACCTGTTCCAGGCGGGCGGCATCGAGCCCGTCACCGAGGGCTCCTTCGCGGACAGCGGCGCCGCCGAGGCCTGCCTGTGCTCCAGCGACGCCCTCTACGAGGAGCGGGCCGGGTCCGAAGCCGCCGCGCTGCGCGCTGCCGGTGCCGGGCACGTGTCCCTGGCCGGGCGGCCCGGCGCGTACGCCGGTGTCGACACGTTCGTCTTCGCGGGGTGCGACGCGGTCGCCGTGCTCTCCGCCACCCTCGACCGCATGGGAGTGTCCTCCTGA
- a CDS encoding glycoside hydrolase family 15 protein — MRRYPPIADHGLVGDLQTAALVSSDGVVDWFCSPRFDAPSVFAALLDHERGGYFAVTVDAPDVTTRQLYFADTAILVTRFLTADGVGEVADFMPLDRPETATGRHRLVRVLRVARGRVRFSVECRPRFDYGRAEHELSLDGSDTATFVGAGLQAVLQGAGPVELRRDGRDVRAEVELEQGQAAAVVLTVDEAGGAAPAPVDRASLTAEFRRTRDFWHRWIRRSRYRGRWQAAVNRSAITLKLLTYAPTGAPVAAATMGLPEQVGGERNWDYRYTWVRDGSLSVHALLDLGFEEEADAFRLWLGARLSEQRTVTGEPLQIMYRVDGDPYLTEETLDHLEGYRGSAPVRRGNGAAGQLQLDIYGEAVFGLAREGGSAARRIGWDGWVAVSGVLDWLAAHWDRPDEGIWETRGGRQDFTYSRVMCWTAFDRGIRLATRFARPADLAGWTASRDAILRQVMERGWSPDRRAFVQHYGSEVLDASLLLMPAVGFIGPSDPRWLSTLDAMGAELVTDSLVYRYDPAASPDGLRGSEGTFSLCSFLYVGALARAGRLDEARYSFDKMLTYANHVGLFAEEIGPSGEQLGNFPQAFTHLALISAAIALDEELDGKRDRHAGGDAGGTDGDDDRDAGG, encoded by the coding sequence GTGCGCCGCTATCCACCCATCGCCGACCACGGACTCGTCGGTGACCTCCAGACCGCGGCCCTGGTCTCCTCCGACGGGGTGGTCGACTGGTTCTGCTCGCCGCGCTTCGACGCGCCGAGCGTGTTCGCCGCCCTCCTCGACCACGAGCGCGGCGGATACTTCGCGGTGACCGTCGACGCCCCCGACGTCACCACGCGGCAGCTGTACTTCGCCGACACCGCGATCCTCGTGACCCGTTTCCTCACCGCCGACGGCGTCGGCGAGGTCGCCGACTTCATGCCGCTGGACCGGCCGGAGACGGCGACGGGCCGGCACCGGCTGGTCCGGGTGCTGAGGGTGGCACGGGGCCGGGTCCGGTTCTCCGTGGAGTGCCGGCCCCGGTTCGACTACGGCCGGGCCGAGCACGAGCTGAGCCTCGACGGCTCGGACACGGCCACCTTCGTGGGGGCGGGGCTCCAGGCGGTGCTCCAGGGCGCGGGTCCGGTCGAGCTGCGGCGCGACGGGCGGGACGTGCGCGCGGAGGTGGAGCTGGAGCAGGGGCAGGCGGCGGCGGTGGTGCTGACCGTGGACGAGGCGGGCGGCGCGGCTCCGGCGCCGGTCGACCGGGCGTCGCTGACGGCGGAGTTCCGGCGGACCCGCGACTTCTGGCACCGCTGGATCCGGCGCAGCCGCTACCGGGGGCGGTGGCAGGCGGCCGTCAACCGGTCGGCGATCACGCTCAAGCTGCTCACGTACGCGCCGACGGGCGCCCCGGTCGCGGCGGCCACCATGGGCCTGCCGGAGCAGGTCGGCGGCGAGCGGAACTGGGACTACCGCTACACCTGGGTGCGGGACGGCTCGCTGTCGGTGCACGCGCTGCTCGATCTGGGTTTCGAGGAGGAGGCGGACGCGTTCCGGCTGTGGCTCGGCGCGCGGCTGAGCGAGCAGCGGACGGTGACCGGCGAGCCCTTGCAGATCATGTACCGGGTCGACGGGGATCCGTACCTCACCGAGGAGACCCTCGACCACCTGGAGGGCTATCGCGGCTCCGCCCCGGTGCGCCGGGGCAACGGGGCGGCCGGTCAGCTCCAGCTCGACATCTACGGCGAGGCGGTCTTCGGCCTGGCCCGCGAGGGCGGGTCCGCGGCGCGGCGGATCGGCTGGGACGGCTGGGTCGCGGTGTCGGGGGTGCTGGACTGGCTGGCCGCCCACTGGGACCGGCCCGACGAGGGCATCTGGGAGACCCGTGGCGGGCGGCAGGACTTCACGTACAGCCGGGTGATGTGCTGGACCGCCTTCGACCGGGGCATCCGGCTGGCCACCCGTTTCGCCCGGCCCGCCGACCTGGCGGGATGGACGGCGTCCCGCGACGCCATCCTGCGTCAGGTGATGGAGCGCGGCTGGAGCCCGGACCGGCGTGCCTTCGTGCAGCACTACGGGAGCGAGGTCCTCGACGCCTCGCTGCTGCTGATGCCGGCGGTCGGGTTCATCGGGCCGTCGGACCCGCGCTGGCTGTCGACGCTCGACGCGATGGGGGCCGAGCTCGTCACCGACAGCCTCGTCTACCGGTACGACCCGGCCGCGTCGCCCGACGGGCTGCGCGGCAGCGAGGGCACCTTCTCGCTGTGCAGCTTCCTGTACGTGGGGGCGCTCGCGCGGGCCGGGCGGCTCGACGAGGCGCGGTACTCCTTCGACAAGATGCTGACGTACGCGAACCACGTCGGGCTCTTCGCGGAGGAGATCGGTCCGTCGGGCGAGCAACTGGGCAACTTCCCGCAGGCGTTCACGCACCTCGCGTTGATCTCGGCGGCCATCGCCCTGGACGAGGAGCTCGACGGGAAGCGCGACCGGCACGCCGGCGGGGACGCCGGAGGCACCGACGGGGACGACGACCGCGACGCCGGCGGGTGA
- a CDS encoding questin oxidase family protein, translating to MDATGTLDEALRRLHSCGPERLGRLTNHAPMAVEALAARGQAGAVHRWLDRYAAKLEEFPAGVAAVTDADWRGALGDPRRAADWIGYFERAIAERPWREVLAVWWPRLLPGMYGGSTHPVIRVGHAVRTLLAGEATGPRLAELAHGLGYWAARHRPVEGLVPLPGAERAAAALDAVGPVAERDGGFPDRLGRVTGLPVWAAGVTDPEEARALLAELVRAATHRYATHGHGEETMLVHAATAPNAVLRALPALPRTLWVPSLRAAWTASAAVTAMYAPDAPVAYVPPGTLTAEEVMERALAHGDEHVVKLTDTALDVGDAQALAAALRAIELSEPLG from the coding sequence ATGGATGCGACAGGCACGCTCGACGAGGCCCTCCGGCGACTGCACTCCTGCGGGCCCGAGCGGCTCGGGCGGCTCACCAACCACGCGCCGATGGCCGTGGAGGCGCTCGCCGCGCGTGGGCAGGCGGGCGCGGTGCACCGCTGGCTCGACCGGTACGCGGCCAAGCTGGAGGAGTTCCCGGCCGGCGTCGCGGCGGTCACGGACGCCGACTGGCGGGGCGCGCTGGGGGATCCGCGGCGCGCGGCCGACTGGATCGGGTACTTCGAGCGCGCGATCGCCGAGCGTCCCTGGCGCGAGGTGCTCGCCGTGTGGTGGCCGCGGCTGCTGCCGGGGATGTACGGAGGCTCCACGCACCCCGTGATCCGGGTCGGGCACGCCGTGCGCACCCTGCTCGCGGGCGAGGCCACCGGGCCGCGGCTCGCCGAGCTCGCGCACGGCCTCGGCTACTGGGCCGCCCGGCACCGCCCCGTCGAGGGGCTCGTGCCGCTGCCCGGCGCCGAGCGGGCGGCGGCGGCCCTCGACGCGGTCGGGCCGGTCGCGGAGCGGGACGGCGGCTTCCCCGACCGGCTCGGCCGGGTCACGGGCCTGCCGGTGTGGGCGGCCGGGGTGACGGACCCGGAGGAGGCGCGGGCGCTGCTCGCCGAGCTCGTGCGGGCGGCCACCCACCGGTACGCCACCCACGGCCACGGCGAGGAGACGATGCTGGTCCACGCGGCGACGGCACCCAACGCGGTGCTGCGCGCCCTGCCGGCCCTCCCCCGCACGCTGTGGGTGCCGAGCCTGCGGGCCGCCTGGACCGCCTCGGCGGCGGTGACCGCCATGTACGCGCCGGACGCCCCCGTCGCGTACGTCCCACCGGGCACCCTCACCGCCGAGGAGGTCATGGAACGTGCCCTGGCCCACGGCGACGAGCACGTCGTCAAGCTGACGGACACGGCCCTCGACGTCGGCGACGCGCAGGCCCTGGCGGCGGCCCTGCGTGCGATCGAGTTGAGCGAGCCGCTGGGCTAG